The proteins below are encoded in one region of Colletotrichum lupini chromosome 5, complete sequence:
- a CDS encoding MSP domain-containing protein, whose translation MSVEIEPTELSFKRPFTVEVARILRIKNPNQSPIAFKVKTTAPKQYDPLPAVQPSLQVGALRKRQVVTCHSQYSVLLQAMKAEPALDTKCRDKFLVQSVSITADKEFASIANILDQTDKSSLIERKIRVNWLAAEDSVSLNGGSASAVASTPNRQSVVNGDYTPDVSNVYSSPQPDADSGSPAPAARPSTSDVKEDTVSEKAQSTVSAASHVVANTAQVTYEELKQKLSQAEAKIASLQDTSGLRQRVKTETEKLPTAQEAAAAVRQGAEGVSVQIVAILCLFSFLLAYFFF comes from the exons ATGTCGGTCGAAATCGAGCCCACCGAGTTGAGCTTCAAGC GTCCCTTCACTGTCGAAGTCGCTCGGATTCTGCGGATCAAGAACCCGAACCAGTCCCCCATCGCCTTCAAG GTCAAAACCACCGCCCCGAAGCAGTACGATCCCTTGCCTGCCGTGCAGCCTTC GTTACAGGTTGGTGCTCTGCGCAAACGCCAGGTGGTCACATGTCACTCACAGTATTCAGTCCTTCTCCAGGCCATGAAGGCAGAGCCGGCTCTCGACACCAAGTGCCGCGACAAGTTCCTGGTCCAATCAGTCTCCATCACTGCTGACAAGGAGTTTGCGAGCATTGCAAACATT CTCGACCAGACTGACAAGTCTTCACTCATCGAGCGCAAGATCCGCGTCAACTGGCTCGCCGCCGAAGACTCGGTGTCCCTTAATGGTGGCAGCGCTTCTGCTGTCGCATCCACACCCAATCGCCAGTCCGTGGTCAACGGC GACTATACCCCCGATGTCTCCAACGTCTACTCGTCTCCCCAGCCGGATGCCGACTCCGGCAGCCCTGCGCCTGCAGCTCGACCATCGACCTCCGATGTGAAGGAGGATACTGTTTCCGAGAAGGCACAGTCTACAGTCAGCGCTGCGAGTCACGTTGTCGCCAATACCGCCCAGGTCACCTACGAAGAGTTGAAGCAAAAGCTTTCCCAGGCCGAGGCCAAGATTGCAAGCCTGCAGGACACCAGCGGCCTCCGGCAACGCGTCAAGACCGAGACTGAGAAGCTCCCTACTGCCCAAGAGGCTGCCGCGGCGGTGAGGCAGGGAGCTGAAGGTGTCTCGGTACAAATTGTTGCCATTCTGTGCTTGTTCAGTTTCCTCCTTGCTTACTTCTTCTTCTAA
- a CDS encoding UBA/TS-N domain-containing protein codes for MTQSDLDQLLDMGFEKARAELAVKKTGNLNGALEWLETNQDKPLEELATATEAKKDDDDDDAAEVQANIEALENGGTAKSLVCNECGKRFRSQDTASYHATKTDHTDFSESTEEIAPLTEDQKKEKLVQLREQLKEEKAKQALLDKEDAKRNEKIRMKATKETQEAKEELARKEQIKEAAKKRQEKQDDIEAKRRIKAKIEADKEERRRKAEEAKAAREGRAPESAPAAAAAASAGPKTVANHNEARLRLQTAGGNVVKTLPAETTLFEVAEMLRSETGTAVTSFSTTFPRKTFEGHMDLSKTLKEAGLTPSAVLIVK; via the exons ATGACACAGTCAGATCTCGACCAACTGCTCGACATGGGCTTTGAGAAGGCCCGGGCCGAGCTTGCCGTGAAGAAGACTGGAAACC TGAACGGAGCTCTCGAGTGGCTCGAGACCAACCAAGACAAGCCCCTCGAAGAGCTTGCTACCGCTACTGAAGCTAAGAAGGAcgatgatgacgatgatgcCGCTGAAGTCCAAGCCAACATCGAGGCTCTTGAGAACGGCGGTACGGCAAAGTCTCTCGTCTGCAACGAATGCGGCAAGCGCTTCAGATCTCAGGATACTGCCTCATACCACGCAACAAAGAC GGACCACACCGACTTCTCAGAGTCGACTGAGGAGATTGCTCCACTGACAGAGGACCAGAAGAAGGAGAAACTCGTCCAGCTCCGAGAGCAGCTcaaggaggagaaggcgAAGCAGGCCCTCCTCGACAAGGAAGACGCCAAGCGTAATGAGAAGATTCGCATGAAGGCCACAAAGGAGACCCAGGAGGCCAAAGAAGAGCTGGCGCGCAAGGAGCAGATCAAGGAGGCCGCCAAGAAGCGCCAGGAGAAGCAGGACGACATCGAGGCGAAGCGCCGCATCAAGGCAAAGATCGAGGCCGACAAGGAGGAGCGTCGCCGCAAGGCCGAGGAGGCCAAGGCCGCGAGAGAGGGAAGAGCCCCCGAATCTGCCccggccgccgccgccgccgcatcTGCTGGCCCGAAGACGGTCGCCAATCACAACGAGGCTCGCTTGCGCTTACAGACCGCCGGCGGCAACGTCGTCAAGACCCTGCCTGCTGAGACCACGTTGTTCGAGGTGGCGGAGATGCTCCGGTCCGAGACCGGAACGGCAGTCACGAGCTTCTCGACCACGTTCCCTCGCAAGACGTTCGAGGGCCACATGGATCTTAGCAAGACCTTGAAGGAGGCAGGGCTCACTCCCAGCGCCGTTCTCATCGTCAAATAA
- a CDS encoding 60S acidic ribosomal protein P1, whose product MSTAELASSYAALILADDGVEITADKLQTLIKAAKIEEVEPIWTSLFAKALEGKDVKDLLSNVGSGGGAAAPAAGGAAAGGATEAAAEEAPKEEEKEESDEDMGFGLFD is encoded by the exons ATGTCCACCGCCGAGCTCGCCTCTTCCTACGCGGCCCTCATCCTCGCCGATGATGGTGTCGAGATCACT GCCGACAAGCTCCAGACCCTGATCAAGGCTGCCAAGATCGAGGAAGTCGAGCCCATCTGGACCTCCCTGTTCGCCAAG GCTCTTGAGGGCAAGGACGTCAAGGACCTGCTCTCCAACGTTGGCTCCGGTGGTGGCGCTGCTGCCCCCGCTGCCGGCGGCGCTGCCGCTGGCGGTGCTACCGAGGCTGCCGCCGAGGAGGCACCCAAGGAGGAGG AGAAGGAGGAGTCCGACGAGGACATGGGCTTCGGTCTCTTCGACTAA
- a CDS encoding AMP-binding enzyme: MALTLQTAINGPANSTAVIVPSKPNALTATYGDLVRETSAFQQKLAAIGITKASPVSIATVNSYEFIVSFLAASWQRGIAAPLNPAYKQDEFEFYIEDVKSAIVLVPKGAYAAGAPAVKAAKKFNAAIAETYWDEARKEVALDVKDLGQLKGKGPEKVLKAEADDVALVLHTSGTTSRPKVVPLTHRNLTRTMKNIQNTYQLTSEDRTMLVMPLFHVHGLLCGLLAPLACGGSMVVPNKFSATEFWGDFITHKANWYTAVPTIHQILLKNPTPSPLPAIRFIRSCSSPLSPTVFHQLEETYKAPVLEAYAMTEAAHQMTSNPLPPAKRKPGTVGLGQGVDVRILNDAGDELAQGQEGEICIRGENVTKGYLNNDAANASSYTKGGFFRTGDQGKKDEDGYIVITGRIKELINKGGEKISPIELDNVLTRHPAVSEAVSFAIPDDMYGQDIGVAVVLKPGQQLKGEDLKGWVQEKLAKFKVPKKIYFTETMPKTATGKIQRRIVAEKMQQQEAPKAKL; this comes from the exons ATGGCGTTGACTCTCCAAACCGCCATCAACGGCCCGGCCAACTCCACGGCCGTCATTGTGCCGTCCAAGCCCAATGCTCTCACAGCCACGTACGGCGACCTGGTGAGGGAGACCTCGGCCTTCCAGCAGAAGCTGGCCGCCATTGGCATCACAAAGGCCTCGCCCGTTTCCATCGCGACCGTCAACTCATATGAGTTCATCGTCTCCTTCCTAGCCGCCTCATGGCAGCGTGGCATCGCTGCGCCTCTGAACCCGGCCTACAAGCAGGACGAGTTTGAGTTCTACATTGAGGACGTCAAGTCCGCCATCGTGTTGGTTCCCAAGGGTGCCTATGCCGCCGGTGCACCTGCCGTCAAGGCCGCCAAGAAGTTCAACGCCGCCATCGCTGAGACGTACTGGGATGAGGCCAGGAAGGAGGTCGCGCTTGACGTAAAGGATCTGGGACAGCTCAAGGGCAAGGGGCCTGAGAAGGTGTTGAAGGCTGAGGCCGACGACGTTGCCTTGGTTCTGCACACCAGCGGCACCACCTCCAGACCCAAAGTT GTCCCTCTTACACACCGCAACCTGACCAGAACGATGA AGAACATACAGAACACATATCAGCTTACAAGCGAGGACCGCACTATGCTGGTCATGCCCCTGTTCCACGTCCATGGCCTTCTCTGCGGCCTTCTCGCACCCCTAGCCTGCGGCGGCTCCATGGTCGTCCCGAACAAGTTCTCGGCCACCGAGTTCTGGGGAGACTTCATCACCCACAAGGCCAACTGGTACACCGCCGTGCCCACGATCCACCAGATCCTCCTCAAGAACCCGACGCCAAGCCCGCTGCCCGCCATTCGCTTCATCCGCTCCTGCTCTTCCCCTCTGTCGCCCACCGTCTTCCACCAGCTCGAGGAGACGTACAAGGCGCCCGTCCTCGAGGCCTACGCCATGACCGAGGCTGCCCACCAGATGACCTCCAACCCCCTCCCGCCCGCGAAGCGCAAGCCCGGCACCGTCGGCCTCGGCCAGGGCGTCGACGTGCGCATCCTCAACGACGCTGGTGACGAGCTCGCTCAGGGCCAGGAGGGCGAGATTTGCATTCGTGGTGAGAACGTCACAAAGGGGTACCTCAACAACGACGCCGCCAACGCCTCGTCGTACACCAAGGGCGGCTTCTTCCGCACGGGCGACCAAGGCAAGAAGGACGAGGACGGCTACATTGTCATCACGGGCCGCATCAAGGAGCTCATCAACAAGggcggcgagaagattaGCCCCATTGAGCTTGACAACGTCTTGACCCGCCACCCTGCCGTCTCCGAGGCCGTCAGCTTCGCCATCCCCGACGACATGTACGGTCAGGATATCGGTGTTGCCGTTGTTCTCAAGCCGGGACAGCAGCTCAAGGGCGAGGATTTGAAGGGCTGGGTGCAGGAGAAGCTGGCCAAGTTCAAGGTTCCCAAGAAG ATTTATTTCACCGAGACGATGCCCAAGACAGCAACGGGCAAGATCCAGCGCCGCATCGTCGCCGAGAAGATGCAGCAACAAGAGGCCCCCAAGGCCAAGTTGTAG
- a CDS encoding G-patch domain-containing protein, producing the protein MAAPPPPPPPARGGLSLYANLLDPVADPSATISSAPVRYNQDGTVADPKDGTAVKKPIDPSLRFQPIRRPQAKTAKPKPNFPKTIPSANTLAAATSTAASSAPTSSTAAAQQPPPPKSTLADWAVTEEDEWRYSANAGAGAGGGGHQRGGRRKKKKKGNNDQPAETNWDDIYDPTKPTNVEEYLRSDERIHEVQEWKRLLYRHRRRKSLSDDSDEETERRPAMNQFAPPAEYSFVPPPPTSPPPAEPRATEAAIGDDAYARRQALSASAPPPPPPPPAVTDEATISRAPVRYTPSSTKQPPADEEEPSDPDSPPPTLGLGASRAPPPPPPPASEEAQAPRSSRPGQAGFAQRLMSKYGWTKGSGLGADESGIVNPLRVQVEKRKKKSDAEGGGWAEPGNRAKVIGGKRKDETDGGGGGKFGGPMSEVIVLQRMLDNMEDLQGEIANGLGQEIGEECGEKVSDPSFKLSWSDRKGPCLLCYGRVERLYIDVEKRQVFIRFTDQVSALRAVNELDGRVFNGNVIVPKFFDIEKFDKDTNNWKFAFKSPENVIPAMRHTLSIFVAYRLVVRHQSHASARYLPLPPPVFNHPSSKLSTCRSTEPFSQNRLGGICSVARSKPNGAVETTRRVGL; encoded by the exons ATGgccgcgccgccgcctccaccTCCGCCCGCGCGAGGAGGCTTGTCGCTCTACGCAAACCTCCTTGACCCAGTCGCCGACCCCTCGGCCACGATCTCGAGCGCTCCCGTCCGCTACAACCAAGACGGCACGGTCGCCGACCCGAAGGATGGGACAGCTGTGAAAAAGCCCATAGACCCAT CCCTCCGCTTCCAGCCCATACGCAGACCACAAGCAAAGACAGCGAAACCAAAGCCAAACTTCCCCAAGACGATACCAAGCGCGAACACGTTAGCCGCGGCCACCTCCACAGCAGCTTCTTCCGCGCCAACATCCTCGACGGCAGCCGCCCAACAACCACCGCCGCCAAAGAGCACCCTCGCCGACTGGGCCGTGACAGAGGAAGACGAGTGGCGCTACAGCGCCAACGCAGGCGCCGGCGCCGGAGGCGGAGGCCATCAGCGCGGCGGCCgcagaaagaagaagaagaagggaaaCAACGACCAGCCCGCCGAGACCAACTGGGACGACATCTACGACCCAACGAAGCCCACCAATGTCGAGGAGTATCTGCGCAGCGACGAGCGGATCCACGAGGTGCAGGAGTGGAAGAGGCTGCTCTACCGCCACCGCAGACGCAAGAGTCTGAGCGATGACAGCGACGAAGAGACGGAGCGCCGGCCGGCGATGA ATCAGTTCGCCCCTCCAGCCGAATACTCCTTCGTCCCCCCGCCTCCAACATCACCACCCCCAGCCGAACCACGAGCCACGGAAGCAGCAATCGGAGACGACGCATATGCCCGCCGTCAAGCTCTCTCCGCGTCCGCACCacctcctccccctcctcccccgGCAGTGACCGACGAAGCAACGATATCCCGTGCACCCGTCCGCTATACTCCATCCTCCACCAAGCAACCGCCCGCAGACGAAGAAGAGCCCTCAGACCCAGACTCCCCACCACCAACCCTCGGCCTCGGCGCCAGCAgggcaccaccaccaccgccaccgcCCGCATCAGAAGAAGCTCAGGCCCCGCGATCCTCCCGCCCAGGCCAAGCCGGCTTCGCCCAACGCCTCATGAGCAAGTACGGCTGGACAAAGGGCTCCGGCCTGGGCGCAGACGAGTCCGGCATCGTCAACCCGCTGCGCGTACAGGTCGAGAAGCGCAAGAAGAAGTCGGACGCCGAGGGCGGCGGGTGGGCCGAGCCGGGCAACCGCGCCAAAGTCATTGGCGGGAAGCGCAAGGACGAGACcgatggcggcggcggcggcaagtTTGGCGGGCCCATGAGCGAGGTCATTGTTCTGCAGCGCATGCTGGATAACATGGAGGACCTGCAGGGCGAGATCGCCAATGGGCTGGGGCAGGAGATTGGCGAGGAATGCGGTGAAAAGGTAAGTGATCCATCCTTCAAGCTCTCCTGGAGCGACAGAAAGGGACCCTGCCTGCTTTGT TACGGCAGGGTCGAGCGGTTATACATCGACGTTGAAAAGAGGCAGGTCTTTATCAGGTTTACCGACCAAGTCTCTGCCCTTCGT GCGGTCAATGAGCTGGATGGACGCGTATTCAACGGCAATGTTATAGTGCCAAAGTTCTTCGATATCGAGAAGTTTGATAAAG ATACGAACAATTGGAAGTTCGCCTTCAAGAGCCCAGAAAACGTCATTCC GGCAATGAGACACA CCCTCTCTATCTTCGTTGCCTATCGCCTTGTTGTCCGCCATCAATCTCACGCCTCCGCCAGGTATCTGCCGTTGCCACCGCCCGTGTTTAACCACCCGTCATCCAAGCTCTCGACATGCCGCTCGACCGAACCCTTTTCCCAAAATCGTCTAGGCGGGATATGTAGCGTGGCAAGGTCGAAACCGAATGGTGCGGTAGAAACGACGCGACGCGTTGGTCTGTAG
- a CDS encoding HhH-GPD superfamily base excision DNA repair protein, whose translation MASRRSARLSAQTDIKIPPPATIIAPSAASPAPKSRKRKAPAEPAPTDSAPSSDPVTPPRKRSSKAGPVTPVPPPPMTPTPSAVGLIAERVNGTVKKPKSKAVSRLADPKLTNAPVISPETSRVIASRSAEAASPSKAPTSCVPGAGGSAKRTTTDNILEEACRHLIEVDERMKPLIEKNYCCVFSPEGLAEKVDPFESLCSGIISQQVSGAAARSIKNKFVALFTTDEEPEIKIEAAESTESGSSSNKFPQPSEVAARSIENLRAAGLSQRKAEYIKGLAEKFASGELSAQMLAEAPYEEVRDKLIAVRGLGLWSVEMFACFGLKRMDVFSLGDLGVQRGMAAFVGRDVAKLKAKGGGKWKYMSEKDMTEMASPFAPYRSVFMWYMWRVEETDISTLE comes from the coding sequence ATGGCGTCCCGGCGATCAGCGCGACTGAGCGCCCAAACGGACATCAAGATTCCGCCGCCTGCCACAATCATAGCGCCTTCCGCAGCCTCCCCGGCGCCAAAAAGCCGGAAGAGAAAGGCCCCGGCAGAACCCGCGCCTACAGATTCAGCTCCGTCCTCGGACCCGGTCACACCGCCGAGAAAACGGAGCTCCAAGGCCGGCCCGGTGACACCCGTTCCGCCTCCGCCAATGACACCCACCCCGAGCGCCGTCGGCCTCATCGCCGAACGCGTCAACGGCACCGTAAAGAAGCCCAAGTCCAAGGCCGTTAGCCGGCTCGCTGACCCGAAACTTACCAACGCGCCCGTCATCTCACCCGAGACGTCGAGGGTGATCGCGTCTCGGTCCGCCGAGGCGGCATCGCCTTCCAAGGCGCCGACGAGTTGTGTCCCAGGAGCAGGCGGGAGTGCGAAAAGAACAACCACGGACAACATCCTCGAGGAAGCATGCCGCCATCTCATCGAGGTCGACGAACGCATGAAGCCCCTCATTGAGAAAAACTACTGCTGCGTCTTCTCGCCCGAAGGCCTCGCCGAAAAGGTGGACCCCTTTGAGAGCCTCTGCAGCGGCATCATCTCCCAGCAGGTCTCGGGCGCCGCGGCACGATCCATCAAGAACAAGTTCGTCGCTCTCTTCACAACAGACGAAGAACCCGAGATCAAAATCGAAGCCGCTGAGTCGACCGAGTCCGGGTCCTCCTCCAACAAGTTCCCCCAGCCGTCAGAGGTAGCTGCCCGCTCGATCGAGAACCTCCGCGCCGCCGGCCTCTCGCAGCGGAAAGCCGAGTACATCAAGGGCCTGGCCGAGAAATTTGCGTCGGGGGAGCTGAGCGCCCAGATGCTGGCGGAGGCCCCCTACGAGGAGGTGCGGGACAAGCTCATCGCCGTCCGGGGCCTGGGCTTGTGGTCGGTTGAGATGTTTGCGTGCTTCGGCCTCAAGAGGATGGACGTGTTCTCGCTGGGCGATCTGGGCGTACAGAGGGGCATGGCGGCGTTTGTCGGGCGGGACGTGGCCAAGCTGAAAGCCAAGGGCGGCGGCAAGTGGAAGTACATGTCGGAGAAGGACATGACGGAGATGGCGAGCCCGTTTGCGCCGTATCGTAGTGTGTTCATGTGGTATATGTGGAGGGTCGAGGAGACTGATATAAGCACACTGGAGTAG